DNA sequence from the Microtus ochrogaster isolate Prairie Vole_2 chromosome 2, MicOch1.0, whole genome shotgun sequence genome:
TGGGATCTTGTTGAGAATAGGGGTGACTTTTTGGAGAGCCACTTCTTCCTGGCACCGTCCAGATGGTTCCAGGACACACTAGGTGGCCCATGCTACTGGCCGCAGCCCTCTCCCCAGAGAGGCCCATGTGATCCAGGTTTGTCCCAGGCTGTTCTGGGCACACAAGGGCCAGGTTGGCTCTcagtgggtgtgagtgtgtgttagcAGAGGGGTGTTTCTAGGGTGACTCAGACTGAAGCTTGTACTGGGGGGGACCTTTGAAGTCAGCTGTGTGtttctagtttcaggacagccttgTGATACTGAACTCAGCCTGTGCCCCAAGCCAGTTTCGTTTACCCATTTCCATAAACTACCAGGTTTGCCTGCCCATTTTCAATAAGCCAACTGAAATAGCCAAATTAATAGTGggaaaaggagatttatttaatGTGGCCACATTGAGCTTCAGAGACTACCTAATCATCTGAAGTGAGATGCAGGTTTCCATAGAGGGCCAAGAGTATGCACATTTAAGCAGCCCTGCTCAAGCTGTGTCTTCAGTCTTTCCTATGAGGTGGCCTGAGGAGTTGTGAGAATTCTCTGGAAGTTTCCTCTCCGGCTGGTGCATTTTCCTTCCACTGGCGCGAGATCCTGGGGAAATTTCCATTTAGGGGGGGGTCTATTGTTTTCAGATGGAAAAACTCAAGCttctctttagaatattttcatttctgtcagGGTCACTGGATTTGCTCCGCTAACCTCACCTGTGTGTGATGCTCAGCAAGCTCTGGAGAACTGGGCCAGAATGATTAGTGTATGCACAGCCCCTCTGAGGCCACAAGGGGGCGCTCGGGGCCCATATCAACCACTAAGAAAGTTTAAAGAGTGGCTGGAAGAGTTGTAAAttcatctaaacagactaggatcccaaaaagtcagtacacgCTGtaaagacaaatcccagtgccttaggactggagggggaggggtgagggGTAGTTGGGgaacaggagggaaatgggaggaggggaggaagtggaaattttgaatggtattatttataaagcaataaaaaatgtatacaaattttaaaaaaaagttgtaagTTCAATACTGTGCTTCCTCTCATGCCTGCAGGCTCTTGGGTCACCCGTCCATGGCAGCATCCCTCTGGATACTGGAAAGCACAGCGTCTAGGGCAGCTATCCCAATAGCCCACAGTCAGTTTCTAACCCCAGGGACTCTATAGCATCCCTGTGTGGGGACAATTGACAACATCCTAGACTAGATCTGTAAGAGATTTCACACTTCAGCCTGAGGTTATCCAGTTCATAGAAGGCAGCAGCTTTTTATTGGAGAGTCACAAGTTTTACAGAGGTCATAGAATCTGAGTTCTTTTTGGGTAATTCAGCCCTATCCTACTCATGGATTTTGGTGGTAACTCAGGTGAAGGAGATCTGTCATAGAGACTATAGGGAGGGTCTTTGCTGTCCCCATACTGTCCTGAGCCATTCTAGGACAGGTCATTTGATGTCTGGAATTCTATTGTAGCTTCAAACAGCCCTGAAGCTTAGACATGATATCTCGCTACAGGAGGAAAATGAGACAATTAGCTAGGAACGTAAAAGAAGGTGTGAGAATAGACTTGTCTAGATTAGACATATAATAATTAGGCACATTAtggatataatatatacacataatataataattacACATAATTATGCAtacaattattaaatatataattatgcatAATACATATAATGCAAGTCAAAGGGGCATAAAACCAGACTggttagctgggcgatggtggcgcacgcctttaatcccagcactcgggaggcagaggcaggtggatctctgtgagttcgagaccagcctggtctacaagagctagttccaggacaggctccaaaaccacagagaaaccctgtctcgaaaaaccaaaaaaaaaaaaaaaaacagactggtTGAGGCTTGCCATTAATATCAGTGTGGCCATAGAGTggtcatccagaaactgatggaaacagaggcagagacccacattggagcactggactgagctcccaaagtccagttgaagagtgaaaggagtgagaatatgagcaaggagttcaagaccatgatgtgtTCACCCAGTGAAGCAGTTTGCCTGAGCCGATGGGAGATCACCAAccccagccagactgggaaggaacaaggatAGGActaaactagttcctctgaatggggatgacagttgtatggctggggcagactgaggggccaatgacagtggcaccagggacttggattggtatttttttaaatatctaataaataaaaaaaataccagtgtGGAATAATTGGAGACTGGAAGGTCAAAGGTCAAACCAGAAAAGGTGGGTAGAGCTGAAAAACTCGCATTGAATAAAAGGAATGCAATCTCATTTCCTGCCACATCTGGGGTTATGCATACTCATCCATAGACAGAGAGAATGCAGAGCCCTGTAGGTCAACTTATTTCCTGCTGGTTCTGCACAGCCTGGGGGCAGAGTCAGGGGCATTTGGCATTTTTTAGGTTTGATTTGAGTGTGAGGTACTTGTATGGAGGCTGGCCCTTAATTCCAGTGGATTCCCACCTTGCTGACTGGACATGTGCCTGGGGAAGTCTATAACCTGGTGGCCTTGGGTATTGCCCCCCTGACATGTTCCTCCTGGCTGACCAGAAGCGGGGTTACCTCTCTTAGGATGAGCGGAGTGGCCACTAGAGGGAGCACTAGGACTTTCTGAGATAGGCAGGGAAAGGCAGACTGTCACCAGCAAGGGTAAGCGGGAGGAGACAAAGGAAAGCGTTAGAATATATAGGTGAGCAGGTGAGAAAGAGGGGTGGTGGGAGAGAAAGGGTGTGATCGGTTACCAGGATGGTGCACAGTTGATCATTATAGgatttatttaaatagaaagggACAAAGGTTGACAGGAGGGGACAGAGGTGTGCGGGAGGTGACCTGGGTGATCCAAGAGGACAGACTGATGAGTTGAAAACATGGAGGAACACAAGAAGGCCTGATTACACAGGCAGCATCACATGAGCCATAGTTGACAGTGTGAGCACTGGCTGACATGTCctcaggagaggggagggggaggagtggacCCTGATGAGCTAGAGGTCCAAGGGTCAGCAGGAAGGGCAGAATTGTGCTTAAGGGAACACACTAAGCAGGAGTGACATGGGTGAGCTGAAGGACCTATgagtgtgccatggtgtgtgtgcatgtgtgtcgtgtgcagtagtgtgtgtgtgtgcttgcatgcagtagtgtgtgtgtgcgcttgcatgcatgtatgcatgtgtacatcaGGTGAACAGGAGAGAACCTGTGTGACCAGAGACAGCACAGCTGATCAGGAAGAGGAACGTGTGAACAAGAGGTGACACACATGAGCAGGACGAGACACGGGTTATCAAGAGGGATGGAGGAGATTAATAAGGGAATCAATGATTAGAGGAAGCATAGGTGAATAGAATGGAATCCAGGTGGGCACTGGGGACACGGGCAAGTAGCTGGGCACTAGGCAGACGTGGAGACACAGGTTGGCAGAAAGTTACAGCAGAGAAGTTGTAAGGACACAGATGAAGAGGAAATGACAGCTATGTACAGGAGGGGGACCAGCGTGAAAGGATGGGGAGGGGCAGTGGGTGAGCAAGCCTGGGGTGACGGTGAGCAGGTGGGGCAGGATGAAGAAGGGGGGTGAGTAAGCCTGGGGTGACGGTGAGCAGGTGGGGCAGGATGAAGAAGGGGGTGAGCAAGCCTGGGGTGATGGTGAGCAGGTGGGGCAGGATGAAGCAGGGAGGGGTGAGCAAGGGAACTCCAAGCCAGTAGATCAGAGCCAGAAAACTTTGTgggaccaactccaagccagggacttctgtaGGAGGGGTTCCAGATGAGGATTTACAGAAACACGTCAAAGCCAGTCATCTAGCCTGAAACAGCAAGCTCCAAGGGAGTAGAGAAAAGCACAGGAGCGCTGAGCTATCTCCGAGAGTATGGAGTAACCAgcagggtaactagaactgtggcactgacagtaccacgaggaacaaccatctgagcttccGAAACattggcacctagaagattattcaataAAATCTCAGACAGCTctaaccacacctattagaggaaaagatgagtagacaaggtaagaacacatgcaacaccacaaagagcaacacaacaccagtaaaacctaaagaccctacaacaacaagacctgaacaaccaaatatagatgcagcaaaaaaaaaaaaacctaaaaataacttcaagagaatgtttgaaactcttaaagaggaaatgagagattCCTTTTCCCCGTTTGTATCAAAGGTTCTAGACACTACCTAGGTTTAATGGGATGAATGGAGCCAGGCAAGAGCCCCAGAGGGCACCCAAGAAGTCCTAGCAGGGAAAACTAGAAGCCAAGAAACCTAGCAGGGAGCAGCTTAGGTTCCACCTATTGCGTGGAGATCCTTGAATAGCTGTGACCAGAGGCTCATTCCTAGACCCTCAGCACTGAAGTCAGAACAGTGGAAAGAGCCCTCAGCACTCTCAtccctttcctggcttctcttcctACATCAGATTCGAGTAGCTCCCTCTAGATCTCTTGGTGGGTTGGAGACACATGAACTTAGTGACACCCTCATGAAATGCCATAGGTATGGATCTTTCCATCCTGACTGTGCAGGATCAGGGAAAAAAGGCGTGAGTGTGCTTGGGTGAAGAGGGAGGTAAGAACCCGTCTGTGGAGTGGGATGTTTGTGTGGCTAGTGTTGAGGGCTAAACCATTACCAGTCACCCTCCTCTTGGCATCCCCATAGAGGATGGTATCAGAGACTTCATGTGTAGGTGGAGGAAAACAGAGACCTCCAATGATCCCTTTGGTTCTGAGGAACATAGGGATGCATGAAACTTAAAGGGCCCTAGGGGAATTCATCCGCACCACAGTTCAGCCCAGTTTACAGTCCTCCCCGTACAGCCCCTCACTCctgaccaccatgcccagcaacaAGGGGGCTGCTCAGCGTTTTCCTCATCTGAGGGGCCAGTGTTGTGCTGGTGATGAAAGGCCAGGCTTCTGATTCTACTTCCCGCCAACCTGCTCCTCCTTGCAGTGTCATGTTATGGTTTCTGTCGATGTGGCTCAGAAAACACCCCCAGGACTTCTGCAACTCTCCAGACGCGGTATGTTATGGTTTCTGTCGATGTGGCTCAGAAAACACCCCCAGGACTTCTGCGACTCTCCAGACGCGGTCACTGTGAAGAGGCTGGTGGACTACATAAGGCTAAACGTGCCGTCCACAGAGGTTGCAATGCAAACTGAGGAGCTGCTATCAATGCTGGAAAAGCAGGAGTCCAAAAACGGGTGAGGAGGCCTGTGGTATGTGCCTGAGAAGGCAGGAGGTGGTTTCGGTGATGGGTTGTACCAGGGAATTCTCCAGATGCCCTGGTCTGGAACCAGAGCTGGACCCCTGTCGGGTGAGATGTCCTGTTGAGCGGAGAGGGGACTGGGCATTTTCTGACATGAACAGACCTAGTGTGACCAGCAAGGCCATCTCTGGGAAGCTCACCCCATTCTAGAAACTTCTAGGGCACCTCCACTAATAGCCCATCTCCTTCTGTCTTAGATTGTGCGATCATCAAGCCAACAACACCAGAAGCCTCAGAAATACAAGAGATGCTGCCTCTGAGATCAGCTTCTGTGGCAGGGCCACAGGGAGATCTGAAACCCCTAGAGAACCCAGCAGTTTGGGAATCAATTTTGCCAGTGGCTGGTACAGAACAGCTTCTGAATTTTGATCAGTGTCTGCCCACATCATCTGATACACTAGGTGTGGCTGCACTTATTTCTAGCTGCTGGTGTGCAATTAGGTAACCCAGAGCCTGTTTCCCCTCTTCCTGGTGTTGATATTTAGTTAGGTTCTTATCATTTCCATCATGCAGAGCTTTGGCAAAATGTCTAGCTACCTCAAGCTCTGACACTCCCGGTTTCCAGGGCCATGCATGTGCTATCAAGTAGTCTGGCACCTTTCCATAACCACCCAGGGTCCTCAAGCCCTATGTGATCTATGTGCAGTGTGGTCATGTGATCTGTGTGTGGCACAGCTACATAAGCACCCATGCACGTGTGCTAGGCAGCCTTTAGATGCTAGACACGCCCATTTTAAGCACTCTTCCTGCACCAGCTTCTTCAGGCCTTCACACATGTCTTTCTATCTCTCGATAAACTCTTAAAGTCAGTTCCCTTGTGTGTCTCATGATCTGTTCTTGTGCCTGGTAATTTCATAGGTAGTAGAAATACCTCCGGAGTTCCACCCAGAAACAGTTCACATATAAGCTGTCCTCCTTTTTAGAGAAAAcatatccttttattttgtttcttttttattgttgttttcattgttaatATCCTTTTTAATTATGGTTTCATTGTTAATATTACCTTTAATtctgtttaattctttttattgttaataccacttttaattttgtttaaatcttTATTGTTCTATTACTAATAtctcctttaatatttttaaattcttttttaatacaatctcttctcattttacatagctatccctgttcctactctctcccctcctgcccAACTCtttcccccaacccacccccacccatttTTCATTgggggtaaggcttcccatggtgAGCCAACAAAGTCTGAAACATTACTTCAAGGAAGGACATAGCCCTTACCCCTATATCTAGTCTGAGCAAAGTATTCCTCATCCTGGATGCCAGTATGAGCACTAGGGATatatcctggtcccactgccagtgaccccacagactgcccaatcctcacaactgtcccccacattcaatgggcctagtttggtcctatgcaggttcccccactatcagtccagaggcAGTGAGCTCTCAGTAGCTCacgtcaactgtctctgtgggtgccATCACCAGGtgttgacccctttgctcatattattgctactccctgtctttttttttattttttttttaatttatttatttattgaggatttccgcctNNNNNNNNNNNNNNNNNNNNNNNNNNNNNNNNNNNNNNNNNNNNNNNNNNNNNNNNNNNNNNNNNNNNNNNNNNNNNNNNNNNNNNNNNNNNNNNNNNNNNNNNNNNNNNNNNNNNNNNNNNNNNNNNNNNNNNNNNNNNNNNNNNNNNNNNNNNNNNNNNNNNNNNNNNNNNNNNNNNNNNNNNNNNNNNNNNNNNNNNNNNNNNNNNNNNNNNNNNNNNNNNNNNNNNNNNNNNNNNNNNNNNNNNNNNNNNNNNNNNNNNNNNNNNNNNNNNNNNNNNNNNNNNNNNNNNNNNNNNNNNNNNNNNNNNNNNNNNNNNNNNNNNNNNNNNNNNNNNNNNNNNNNNNNNNNNNNNNNNNNNNNNNNNNNNNNNNNNNNNNNNNNNNNNNNNNNNNNNNNNNNNNNNNNNNNNNNNNNNNNNNNNNNNNNNNNNNNNNNNNNNNNNNNNNNNNNNNNNNNNNNNNNNNNNNNNNNNNNNNNNNNNNNNNNNNNNNNNNNNNNNNNNNNNNNNNNNNNNNNNNNNNNNNNNNNNNNNNNNNNNNNNNNNNNNNNNNNNNNNNNNNNNNNNNNNNNNNNNNNNNNNNNNNNNNNNNNNNNNNNNNNNNNNNNNNNNNNNNNNNNNNNNNNNNNNNNNNNNNNNNNNNNNNNNNNNNNNNNNNNNNNNNNNNNNNNNNNNNNNNNNNNNNNNNNNNNNNNNNNNNNNNNNNNNNNNNNNNNNNNNNNNNNNNNNNNNNNNNNNNNNNNNNNNNNNNNNNNNNNNNNNNNNNNNNNNNNNNNNNNNNNNNNNNNNNNNNNNNNNNNNNNNNNNNNNNNNNNNNNNNNNNNNNNNNNNNNNNNNNNNNNNNNNNNNNNNNNNNNNNNNNNNNNNNNNNNNNNNNNNNNNNNNNNNNNNNNNNNNNNNNNNNNNNNNNNNNNNNNNNNNNNNNNNNNNNNNNNNNNNNNNNNNNNNNNNNNNNNNNNNNNNNNNNNNNNNNNNNNNNNNNNNNNNNNNNNNNNNNNNNNNNNNNNNNNNNNNNNNNNNNNNNNNNNNNNNNNNNNNNNNNNNNNNNNNNNNNNNNNNNNNNNNNNNNNNNNNNNNNNNNNNNNNNNNNNNNNNNNNNNNNNNNNNNNNNNNNNNNNNNNNNNNNNNNNNNNNNNNNNNNNNNNNNNNNNNNNNNNNNNNNNNNNNNNNNNNNNNNNNNNNNNNNNNNNNNNNNNNNNNNNNNNNNNNNNNNNNNNNNNNNNNNNNNNNNNNNNNNNNNNNNNNNNNNNNNNNNNNNNNNNNNNNNNNNNNNNNNNNNNNNNNNNNNNNNNNNNNNNNNNNNNNNNNNNNNNNNNNNNNNNNNNNNNNNNNNNNNNNNNNNNNNNNNNNNNNNNNNNNNNNNNNNNNNNNNNNNNNNNNNNNNNNNNNNNNNNNNNNNNNNNNNNNNNNNNNNNNNNNNNNNNNNNNNNNNNNNNNNNNNNNNNNNNNNNNNNNNNNNNNNNNNNNNNNNNNNNNNNNNNNNNNNNNNNNNNNNNNNNNNNNNNNNNNNNNNNNNNNNNNNNNNNNNNNNNNNNNNNNNNNNNNNNNNNNNNNNNNNNNNNNNNNNNNNNNNNNNNNNNNNNNNNNNNNNNNNNNNNNNNNNNNNNNNNNNNNNNNNNNNNNNNNNNNNNNNNNNNNNNNNNNNNNNNNNNNNNNNNNNNNNNNNNNNNNNNNNNNNNNNNNNNNNNNNNNNNNNNNNNNNNNNNNNNNNNNNNNNNNNNNNNNNNNNNNNNNNNNNNNNNNNNNNNNNNNNNNNNNNNNNNNN
Encoded proteins:
- the LOC106144011 gene encoding ral guanine nucleotide dissociation stimulator-like produces the protein MLWFLSMWLRKHPQDFCDSPDAVTVKRLVDYIRLNVPSTEVAMQTEELLSMLEKQESKNGCPGLEPELDPCRVWLHLFLAAGVQLGNPEPVSPLPGVDI